In Pirellulales bacterium, the genomic stretch ACGCAACCCTCCTCCGACTCGGCAAATTTGCCGACCGCGACGAGTTCCGCCACCGCCGCGCTTCCGACAGCAACATTCACGACAACAACATCAACGGTTGCGACATCAACGGTTGCGACATCGGCCGGGCCAACGCCAACGGCACTGGCTTCCACGGCTGCGACCTGGACGCCGTCGACCTCCACGCCGGCAACCTCGCTCGAGCGAAATATCGGCCCCGTGCCACTGGTCTCGACGCCACTCGCGGAAAGAATACCCGGAGAACCGGAGGACGGATTTGCCGCTGCAGCCGTAGTAGATTTCGCCGGTCCGCCGCGAGAATTTATCACGACTGGGGCGCCAACGTGGGCCAGCGATGTCGCGGGGCCGATGGCCGAACCGCATGGCGACAGCTCGATCGAGGACGGCGGCAGCGATGCTGCGGATTCCGGCAAACTGATTCAAGACGATGCGGGCGGCGATCCACAGGGGATGCCCAGCGGCGACTCGAACGGTGGGCTCCAGAACGATGCCGATTTCGATCCAAACGCCGCTGCGCGTGCTTCCGTGGACCGCCGTTCGACGGTCGACACTCGCGCTGCGGATGATTCGGCCGCCGATGATTTGCTGACGGATCTTGTTTTGGAGCAGGAGATCGATTGGCTTCGCGGCGGATAGCGCTTGAGAAGGGTGCGAGCTGCGGAGGCGGTAGGATAGTTCCGCGGATGACGACCGGAACGACGGATTGATGGGAAGGATTCTTCGATGGCAACTAGGATTTACAAGACGCTAATGACGTTTGCAATTTGCGCGCGTAGGAGTAGCCAGTGGCATCACAGATTCGAGCATGCATCCGGGTTTTGCCGGGCTTTGTGCGGTTGGTTTCGAGCGGCCTGCTTGTAGCGGCTTTTTGTTCGACGGCCTTTTCCTTGCGAACGGCGCGCGGTGAAGTCATCATCACCGCACCGACGGTTTCGCTCCCGTATTCGGCCTCCGACCGCACCGAGACGGTCGAGGTGTACGTGCAAGACACGGACAACCCGTCGCCGCAAGTCGGCGACCAGCAGGTCGAGCTCGCGCTACCGTCGAGCCCCGACGTGTTTTTCACCTCTGCCGGCGCCACGGTCGACCACCCCTATCTCTTCGCGCCGCAAGCACCAGTCCCAAATGTCACGAGCAACGTCGTTTATGGGACCGATTATCCGTATCAACCGCCCTATGACGTCTCGCCACCAGTTCTGGCCGATGGCGACGGCCTGCTGATGGTTCAGTTGACGGTGAAGGGGGGCACTGTCGGCGATTTTCCGTTGACGTTCAACCTAAAAACCGGAACGGACGCGGTAGGAACGGCGCTCTTCGACCAATTGAGCGATCCGATTGCATTCACG encodes the following:
- a CDS encoding PEP-CTERM sorting domain-containing protein, with the protein product MRTARGEVIITAPTVSLPYSASDRTETVEVYVQDTDNPSPQVGDQQVELALPSSPDVFFTSAGATVDHPYLFAPQAPVPNVTSNVVYGTDYPYQPPYDVSPPVLADGDGLLMVQLTVKGGTVGDFPLTFNLKTGTDAVGTALFDQLSDPIAFTVQNGWIDIAPAPVPEPSGIALAGIAVAAGLIAWRRRARLRRPAEAV